A genome region from Arachis duranensis cultivar V14167 chromosome 6, aradu.V14167.gnm2.J7QH, whole genome shotgun sequence includes the following:
- the LOC127748531 gene encoding F-box protein At5g07610-like yields MNQKELISSSVEVIEGCDGLLTEILVRLPLRDVITFKGVSKRWLSLISDPYFSRRRATVQGTRFSGLILDPEVVNPQHRELTFFYFNKKIRRPCRRRRIFCPKVPDNCSSMLQSCNGLMLLRRFSDMFIYNPTTGDKKPLLSPFPSFDESASPEYSLAFDPLRFLGYKLICIFCGKSSKKDGYQTMIYSSESGTWKHCGSSFSAPLDMDFAHGVYFKDSVYWIGNRSKTTLRFDLKTECVKDDMPPLPPAPQYLKVGGSSYWVNVRRSLKLAYNGYGYILAPACGYMNLIGADFEFCMRVFRLMEDNYSSSKSWVLMHSVDLRRTNLKRFLNTGPAGNYSILHLIKDGEDDEMALFVQIDRKVIALRLKDHTRYDVFDFDLKLQKDPRSFTGVMGWYTAFEYVESLACL; encoded by the coding sequence ATGAACCAGAAAGAGTTAATTTCTTCTTCAGTGGAAGTAATTGAAGGATGCGATGGCTTACTCACTGAAATCCTTGTTCGTCTCCCCCTCAGAGATGTCATAACCTTCAAAGGTGTCTCCAAGCGGTGGCTCTCTCTCATCTCTGACCCTTACTTCTCTCGCCGCCGCGCCACCGTCCAAGGAACAAGATTCTCCGGTTTGATCCTTGATCCCGAGGTCGTCAATCCTCAACATCGTGAATTAACATTCTTCTACTTCAATAAGAAGATTCGTAGACCGTGCCGCCGCCGGCGCATATTCTGTCCCAAAGTTCCCGATAATTGCTCATCTATGTTACAATCTTGCAACGGCTTAATGCTTCTCCGCAGATTCAGTGACATGTTTATCTATAATCCCACAACCGGAGACAAAAAACCCTTGCTCTCGCCCTTTCCATCGTTTGATGAATCAGCTTCCCCGGAGTACTCTCTGGCTTTTGATCCCTTGCGATTTCTCGGTTATAAGCTGATCTGCATTTTCTGTGGCAAATCTTCAAAGAAAGACGGCTACCAAACCATGATTTATTCCTCGGAATCCGGTACCTGGAAGCACTGCGGTTCTTCCTTCTCGGCTCCCTTAGACATGGATTTTGCACATGGTGTTTATTTCAAGGACTCAGTTTACTGGATCGGTAACAGAAGCAAAACGACGCTGCGTTTTGATCTGAAAACAGAGTGCGTGAAGGATGACATGCCTCCTTTGCCTCCGGCGCCTCAATATCTTAAAGTTGGTGGCTCTAGTTACTGGGTTAACGTGAGACGTTCCTTAAAACTAGCTTATAATGGATATGGATATATTCTTGCACCTGCATGCGGTTACATGAATTTAATTGGAGCTGACTTTGAATTCTGTATGCGCGTGTTCCGGTTGATGGAAGATAATTATTCTTCATCAAAATCATGGGTTCTCATGCACAGCGTTGATCTTCGACGTACAAATCTTAAACGTTTTTTGAATACAGGTCCTGCTGGAAACTACAGCATACTCCATCTCATTAAAGATGGTGAAGATGATGAGATGGCTTTGTTTGTGCAGATAGATAGAAAAGTTATTGCTCTGCGATTAAAGGATCATACCCGTTATGATGTGTTTGACTTTGActtgaaattacaaaaagatCCCCGTTCTTTTACAGGAGTTATGGGATGGTACACAGCCTTTGAGTACGTTGAGAGCTTAGCTTGTCTTTAA